The following is a genomic window from Veillonellales bacterium.
ATTTCATTTTCCAATTCTTTTGTAAACAATCCCTTACCGCCAATTTTAGCCAAGGGCACATCAAGAATTTTATCGCCGGTGGTCACCACCCGTTTCAGGCTGACCTCGATGCCCGCATACTGCTGCCGAATTTTGTCGGCGACAAAATTCGCCTGCCATAAAGCCAGTTTACTGCCGCGCGTACCGATAACAAGCTTTTTCTTCACTCTCGCTGCTCTCCTCTATGGAATCAAGTTTAAACAAGCCACAGATCGCATCTAAATAAAACTGCTCCTTGTCGGTGCCGGCAGCTTCATTCAGCCGCACCATCGGATCCCGCAGCAATTTTCGCACAATCATCCTGGACATATTCTCCATAATTTTTCGTTCTTCCGGCGGAATATCCGGTAGTTTCGCCAAGGCCCGTTTCATTTCCCGCCGCCGCATTCGCTCGGCTTTGTCCCGCAGCTTCGCCAAGGTCGGCTGATAGGAAAGATAGCGGAATTTCGCCACCAGCTCAGTCTGTTCGTCGTCAATAATTATTTCCGCCGCTTTCGCTTCCTGTTCCCTCAGCCTGATATTCGACTCCACAACTGCTTCCAAATCGTCAATATTATATAAACTGACGCCGTTAATCGCCGCCACTTCCGGTTCCACATCCCGGGGCACTGCAATATCAATAAAAATAATCGGCCGTCCCTGCCGCTTGGGCATCAAATGAGCCACATCCCAGGAACGGATAATATAATGAGGCGCACCGGTGGATGTTATGACAATATCCACCTTGCTGGCAGACTGCATAAATTCTTCAAAGGGAATAACAACTCCCCGGAACCGCTCCGCCAGCTCTGCCGCCCGGTTATAATTCCGGTTGGATACGAATACCGTTTTCACCCCGTTGGCTACCAAATGCCGGGCCGTCAGCTCACTCATCTGTCCGGCTCCTACAATCAGCACTGTGGATCGGGATAAATCGCCAAATGCTTTCTTGGCCATCTCCACTGCCGCATAGCTCACCGAGACGGCGCTGTGAGCTATTCTTGTCACCGTACGAACCTTTTTCCCCACGGCAATGGCCCGGTTGAACAAAGTGTTCAGCACCGTACTCGTCGTACCCACATCCCGGGCAATAGAATAAGCCTTCTTTACCTGGCTCAAAATCTGTCCTTCGCCGATAACCAGGGAATCCAGACTGGAAGACACCCGAAATAAATGATGGATACATTCTTCCCCGGTATAAAAAAATAAAAACGCCCGGGCATCCAGAGGATTGTCGGCCATGCGACCCAAAAACTGAACCATGACCGGTTCAGCGTCGTCCGCATCATCCACCACAGCGTACATTTCAGTACGATTGCAGGTAGACAAAAGGACACATTCACTAAGTTCCTCATATTCATGCAGATGCTTCAGGGCCGTTTTGACCTGTTCCTCGGAAAAAGAAAAACACTCCCGCACCTCAACCGGCGCGGTCTTATGATTCAGTCCCAATACAACCAATTGCATGCCTGATCCCTGCCTCCGCCTCTTCAATTCGGCCCTGCCGGAGCAGGTCCAATACATTTTCATCTATGGTTTCCCGCCAAAAATACTCCCGCTGTTTTGCTGTTGCCAGCCGCTGTTTCATTTCCTGGCGTACTTTAGCGATTAAAGTCAAATATATACCATATTCCATTCCATACCGCTCCGATAATTCCTGCCGCAATCGCCTGGCCAATGCCGGACTCTTACCGCCGGTGGATACCGTTAACAGTAAATCCCCCTGCACTACCTGAGCCGGAACATTAAAATCACCTAATTCGGGCGAATCGACTACGTTTACTAACGCGCCCCGGCAACGGGCCTCTTCTGCCGCCGATTGGTTGACTTCCGGATTATCGGTGGCACAGATTACAATAAAAAAGCCCTGTAAATCTCCCTGCCGATAGGGCCTGTCCACATGCAACAGCTGCCGATTCCCGGCCAGTTCGGCAAGACGTGGCGTCAGCTTTGGACTAAACACCGTCACCTCAGCCCCGGCAGCAAGCAGCGACTCCGCTTTGCGCCGGGCAACCGCCCCGCCGCCAAGAACAGCGCAGGGTCTCCCGGCAATTTGCAAATTGACCGGATAAAAAGGCATATGCTCACCCTCTCTTATCTTAGCACATTTCACGCAAAAAAGGTATTTCCCCCTGCTAGCACTTTTTGCCGCTGCCAGACAGTTCCTCCCCCGGTACAGCCAGACCCCTGGCTATGCAAACCGGCCGGTTGTCCTCGTCCGGCCAGATATCAGCCTTTACCCGGAACACACTTTCCAGTGTCCGGGGGGTAATCACCTCAGCGGGCGTTCCCACTGCATACAGACCGCCGTGCTGCAACACGGCAATGCAGTCAGAGTAGCGGGCCGCCTGATTAATATCATGAAGTACCATGACCACTGTAATCTTTTCTTGTTTATTTAGCTGAGAAATTAAAGTCAGAATTTCCAATTGATGAGAAATATCAAGATAAGTCGTCGGCTCATCCAGCAGTAGCAACCGGGGTTTTTGCGCCAAGGCCATAGCCAGCCAGACCCGCTGCCGTTCCCCGCCGGAAAGCGTCCCCACCAGCCGCCCCGCCAGCCGGGTCAAGCCGGTCTTTGTCAGTGCCCATTCAATAGCCTTTCCGTCTTCTTCCCGGGTATTCCGCCACCATCGCTGATGGGGGAACCGGCCGTATTGAATCAGATCGTAAACGGTGATATCCCCGGGTGCCTGGGGAGACTGGGGCAGAACCGCCATTTTACAGGCTAACTCCACGGCGCTGTAGGAATGGAGCTGTCGGCCGTCCAGCAGAACGATTCCCTGCTGCGGTTTAATCTTGCGGGACAGCGCCTTTAGCAGCGTACTTTTGCCCGAACCGTTGGGCCCGATAATCGATACGATCATCCCCGCTTCGACTACCAGGGATAAATCCTGAAAGAGGGGTTGATCACCGAAATCAAGGAAAATGTGTTGTGCTTCCAGCATAATTATATTTCCTTTCGCAGCAAATACAGAAAGAACGGCGCTCCGGCAAAAGCCATGATAATCCCTACGGGAAGCTCCACCGGAGCAAAGAGAGTCCTGGCAAAAGTATCGCTCAGGGTAATCACGGCAACTCCCAGCAAGGCAGATGCCGGGATCACATAGCGGTAATCCGAGCCGATCAGCAGCCGAGCCGCATGAGGCACCACCAAACCGACAAACCCCAGCAGTCCGGCAACACTGACGGCGCTTGCCGCCAGCAAAGCAGCCAAAGCCGTCATTGCCAGACGGGTGCGTTCCACCGCCAGCCCCAGTCCGGCTGCCACTTCATCTCCCAGTTCCAGGATGTTCAGGCTGCGGGAGCTGAAGAGGGCAAGAACAGCACCGAGCAGAGTATAGGGCAGTATCGCATAAAAATGGGGCCAGCTCCGGGCCGACAAACCGCCTACCATCCACAGTAAGGCTCCATGAACCTTATCACTGTAAAAAACCAGCAATGCGGCAATTCCCGCACCGAGAAAAGCCGATACGGCGACTCCTGCCAAAATAATGCGTACTGGCCGAATCCCGCCTTTCCAGGCCAAAAGATAAATTGCCATCGCCGCCGCCATCGCCCCTAAAAAAGCCACCGGTGTCAGCAAATACTGCCACTGTGGCAGCACAATCAGCACCAGAATGCCGCTTAAGCCTGCGCCGGAGGAAATGCCGATAATATGAGGATCGGCCAAAGGACTCTTCATGATCGACTGCAGGATCGCGCCGGACAAGGCCAGGTTGAGACCGACAAATGCCGCCACCAGCGTCCGGGGCAGCCGAATATTCCAGATAATCTGGTTGGGAAACTCCTCCGGCCACAGCAGCGTGTGCACTATTTCCCCAAAGGAAATATGCACCGAACCCTGGGTCAGGCTTAGAAGAATCCCGCCAACTGCTGCCAGCAGCAGGACGCCAAGCATGCAGAGCCGCCGGCCGGTCCGATCCGTACGCCGGATAGAAGAACATTTACCTGTCACTGCCAT
Proteins encoded in this region:
- the hemA gene encoding glutamyl-tRNA reductase — its product is MQLVVLGLNHKTAPVEVRECFSFSEEQVKTALKHLHEYEELSECVLLSTCNRTEMYAVVDDADDAEPVMVQFLGRMADNPLDARAFLFFYTGEECIHHLFRVSSSLDSLVIGEGQILSQVKKAYSIARDVGTTSTVLNTLFNRAIAVGKKVRTVTRIAHSAVSVSYAAVEMAKKAFGDLSRSTVLIVGAGQMSELTARHLVANGVKTVFVSNRNYNRAAELAERFRGVVIPFEEFMQSASKVDIVITSTGAPHYIIRSWDVAHLMPKRQGRPIIFIDIAVPRDVEPEVAAINGVSLYNIDDLEAVVESNIRLREQEAKAAEIIIDDEQTELVAKFRYLSYQPTLAKLRDKAERMRRREMKRALAKLPDIPPEERKIMENMSRMIVRKLLRDPMVRLNEAAGTDKEQFYLDAICGLFKLDSIEESSESEEKACYRYARQ
- a CDS encoding bifunctional precorrin-2 dehydrogenase/sirohydrochlorin ferrochelatase, with the protein product MPFYPVNLQIAGRPCAVLGGGAVARRKAESLLAAGAEVTVFSPKLTPRLAELAGNRQLLHVDRPYRQGDLQGFFIVICATDNPEVNQSAAEEARCRGALVNVVDSPELGDFNVPAQVVQGDLLLTVSTGGKSPALARRLRQELSERYGMEYGIYLTLIAKVRQEMKQRLATAKQREYFWRETIDENVLDLLRQGRIEEAEAGIRHAIGCIGTES
- a CDS encoding ABC transporter ATP-binding protein; the protein is MLEAQHIFLDFGDQPLFQDLSLVVEAGMIVSIIGPNGSGKSTLLKALSRKIKPQQGIVLLDGRQLHSYSAVELACKMAVLPQSPQAPGDITVYDLIQYGRFPHQRWWRNTREEDGKAIEWALTKTGLTRLAGRLVGTLSGGERQRVWLAMALAQKPRLLLLDEPTTYLDISHQLEILTLISQLNKQEKITVVMVLHDINQAARYSDCIAVLQHGGLYAVGTPAEVITPRTLESVFRVKADIWPDEDNRPVCIARGLAVPGEELSGSGKKC
- a CDS encoding iron ABC transporter permease yields the protein MLGVLLLAAVGGILLSLTQGSVHISFGEIVHTLLWPEEFPNQIIWNIRLPRTLVAAFVGLNLALSGAILQSIMKSPLADPHIIGISSGAGLSGILVLIVLPQWQYLLTPVAFLGAMAAAMAIYLLAWKGGIRPVRIILAGVAVSAFLGAGIAALLVFYSDKVHGALLWMVGGLSARSWPHFYAILPYTLLGAVLALFSSRSLNILELGDEVAAGLGLAVERTRLAMTALAALLAASAVSVAGLLGFVGLVVPHAARLLIGSDYRYVIPASALLGVAVITLSDTFARTLFAPVELPVGIIMAFAGAPFFLYLLRKEI